GCCGGCCGTCGAGCCGCGGCAGCTCGCCGACGCCGTCGGCGACGCGCTGACGGAGCGAGGCGACCGCGCCCACGCCGTTCTCGATTTGGGAGAAGTCGCCGTAGTGCTCCGGCTCCGGAAGCTCGCGGCCCGAGAGGAGGTACAACTCGTCGGAGCCGAAGACCCAACGGTCGCCGCGCTCCACGAGCGCACGCTCCTCCCAGCGCTCCACCGCGGCGAGCACGCGCCCGGCGTTCTCCTCGTCCATCGGCCGGCCCGTGTACAGGTGCGAGAACTGCGTCACGCCGACTGGCACGAGCGCGACCGAGAGAACGGCGTCGCCCAGCGCGTACAGGTCGCGCAGGCTGGCCTCCAACACGTCGCCGTCGTTGAGCCCGGGGACGACGACCATCTGGCAGTGGAACTGGATCCCGCCCGCCGCCAACCGCGTCAGCTGCTCGACGATGTTCGGCACGCGCGGGTTGTTGAGCAACGCCTTGCGCGCCTCCCACGGCGTCGCGTGCACCGAGACGTAGAGCGGCGACAGGCGGTACTCGAGGATCCGCGCGAAGTCGCGCTCCTTCAGGTTCGAGAGCGTCGCGAAGTTGCCGTACGCGAACGACAGTCGGTAGTCGTCGTCGCGCATGTAGAGCGGCTTCCGGAGCCCCTTGGGCAACCCCTCGATGAAGCAAAACTCGCAGCGGTTGGCGCAGCGGCGGACCGTCGGCGGCTCGAGCTCCAGCCCGAACGGCTCCCCTTCCGGGCGCTCGACCTCGTACACGACCGCGTCGCCGCCCGGGAGCGTCGCCTCGATCACGAGGTCGTCGTCGGCCGAGAGGAATTCCCAATCGAGGAAGTCGGCGAGCTCGCGCCCGTTCACCCGCAACAACTCCGTCCCCGGCACGAGTCCGAGCTCGGCTGCGAGCGTGTCAGGATGAACGCGAGCGATGCGGACCACGAGCGATGCCGATAGATGAAAGCCCGGCGCGCCCCACGTGCACGCGCTCCGACGAGTCAGAAAGGTATGAGGGCCGAACACGCAACACAATGCCGGATCGTGACTTACGGTGATGCGTTCACATCCCGCGCGAACCAATCCACTCGACCCGGGTGGCCGGACTACGCGGCCTACGCGGCCTCGCGGTACGACGCGCCGCTTCCCGTGTTGAACAACACGACCGTGTCGCGCGGCCCGAGTCGACCGGCCGCGGCCAGCTCGTCGAGGGCGGCGAGCGCGCAGCCGCCCTCTGGCGCGGCGTCGACGCCGCTCGCGCTCGCGAGTGCGAACGTGGCCGCGCGCGTGAGATCGTCCGCGACCGCGACGGCGTCGCCGCCGCTTTCCGCGAGTGCGCGGAGCACGACGCGGTCGCCGAGCGGTCCGGGCACGCGCAACCCGCTCGCGTACGTGACCGGGTCCTCCCACGGCGTCGCGCGGTCCTGACGCGCGGCGAACGCGCGCACGAGCGGCGCGCACCCGGCGCTCTGGGCGATGATCATCCGCGGAAGCCGCGCGTCGGCTCCTACGAGCCCCAACTCGCGCAGCTCGCCGAATGCCTTCCAGATGCCGACCGTCCCCTCGCCGCCGCCGGTCGGGTACACGACCACGGACGGCAACCCGCCGTCCAACTCCGCGCCGAGCTGGTCGCGCAGTTCGTACCCCATGGTCTTCATCCCCTCGACGCGGTACGGCTCGCGGAACGTGCTCGCGTCGGTCCATTCGCCCGACGCGGCGTCGGCGCGCGCGAGTCGGCCGGCGTCGCCGATGTGCCCGTCGACGAGCCGCAGCTCGGCGCCGAACGCCCGCACGGTGTGCAGGATCGGTGCGGGCGTCGTACGCGGCGCGTAGACGCGCACGGGCAGACCCGCCGCGGCCCCGTACGCCGCGAGTGCCGCGCCGGCGTTGCCGGCCGTCGGGACCACGAGCCCGCGAGCGCCTAACGCCCGCGCCCGGGTGACGGCCGCGCTCATCCCGCGTGCCTTGAACGACGCCGT
This is a stretch of genomic DNA from Gemmatimonadetes bacterium T265. It encodes these proteins:
- the thrC gene encoding threonine synthase — encoded protein: MTTVVAAGAAAGATRVGWSLHCSACAYTQPGDREAGVCPECAQPLFAVYDALAPAPTARWDMWRYAGALPLRAGEMPVSLGEGLTPVIEVPALARRVGVARLWVKDEGRNPTASFKARGMSAAVTRARALGARGLVVPTAGNAGAALAAYGAAAGLPVRVYAPRTTPAPILHTVRAFGAELRLVDGHIGDAGRLARADAASGEWTDASTFREPYRVEGMKTMGYELRDQLGAELDGGLPSVVVYPTGGGEGTVGIWKAFGELRELGLVGADARLPRMIIAQSAGCAPLVRAFAARQDRATPWEDPVTYASGLRVPGPLGDRVVLRALAESGGDAVAVADDLTRAATFALASASGVDAAPEGGCALAALDELAAAGRLGPRDTVVLFNTGSGASYREAA